The Pseudomonadota bacterium region AAAGACTTCAGCCTGATCGCGGCCTGTGCGGGCGGTTTTACCGCGGCCACCTTGCTGGGCCATCTGGCCGCCATCGGCGATCGGCGGGTGCACAACATCACCTTGCTGGTAACCGTGCTGGACACCGACAGCCCCACCTTGATGACGCTGTTTTCGTCCAAGACCGGGATTGCCGTGGCAATCCAGCGCTCCCGCTCCAAAGGCGTGCTGGAGGGACGGGACATGGCGAGAGCCTTTGCGTGGCTGCGCCCGAACGACCTGATTTGGGGTTATGTTGCCAACAACTGGCTGATGGGCAACAAACCGCCGGCTTTCGACGTGCTGGCGTGGAATGCGGATTCGACGCGGCTACCGGCCGAGTTCCACGCCGATCTCCTGTCCCTATCGCTGCTCAACCCGCTGGTCCGCAAAAACAAGCTCAAAGTGCTGGGTACGCCGATCGATATGGGCAAGGCCAAGCAGGACAACTACATCGTCGCCGGCATCACCGATCACATCACGCCGTGGCAAGCCTGTTACGAAAGCCGGAAAATCCTCGCCGGCAAGACCGAGTTCGTGCTCAGTTCCAGCGGCCATATCCAGGCGATCGTCAATCCGCCCGGCAACCCGCGCGCCAAGTTCTACACCAACGACGATCTCAGCCTGGAGGCCGATGAATGGCTTGCCGGCGCGCAGGTCGTCCAGGGCACGTGGTGGGACCACTGGCGGCAGTGGTATGCCAGGCGCGGCGGTGGCAAATGCAACGCGCCAAAGACCCTGGGCAGCGCAGCCTA contains the following coding sequences:
- a CDS encoding alpha/beta fold hydrolase → MKKPLLQTPDARLPRLARQLVQYPGINPCQRREKERARFALGLFTEAVAPTNTLLGNPGALMRIVQTRGKSLWYGARNMIDDLLNNGGMPKQVDDSQFRVGRNLAATPGAVVFRNEVLELIQYQPASKQVYKRPLLLIPPQINKFYIVDLSPGRSFAEYAVRHGIQLFAISWRNPTAAQRDWNLETYLAACKEAMAAVSDITGRKDFSLIAACAGGFTAATLLGHLAAIGDRRVHNITLLVTVLDTDSPTLMTLFSSKTGIAVAIQRSRSKGVLEGRDMARAFAWLRPNDLIWGYVANNWLMGNKPPAFDVLAWNADSTRLPAEFHADLLSLSLLNPLVRKNKLKVLGTPIDMGKAKQDNYIVAGITDHITPWQACYESRKILAGKTEFVLSSSGHIQAIVNPPGNPRAKFYTNDDLSLEADEWLAGAQVVQGTWWDHWRQWYARRGGGKCNAPKTLGSAAYPPMDEAPGRYVHQK